From Chiroxiphia lanceolata isolate bChiLan1 chromosome 11, bChiLan1.pri, whole genome shotgun sequence, the proteins below share one genomic window:
- the LOC116792170 gene encoding uncharacterized protein LOC116792170: MSGRAAQRRRRLVLHVDLNNTVVVADTVTGQGPRAALNTFLSTVTWGRAGAAGKWEWLSDRPSLCPPCPGALSYYTACGRDPSFTEAGPGRRFRSLHARHLQLLEWPGQPHDALSVPGEPGERYHLILPSFFRLLDTLHRNGRTFAVVFRTFGTDLPRALQAVSSALDGQHPQFPTLRDVALPVDLTPGQIRCSKREVVLTRGAERLATREDGRKLYNYFSSFEGIGGFQDHFDWWARNNFCSRGGKPLWIDPHDPDVHHIFIDDNIRLDDADTIVHPQVFSERGSSSPRSAPTSELYDVCLVQTDLLEAIADEDYFLRCVRRCEENYDRYLACAEKDTPSQQWDGQ, encoded by the exons ATGAGCGGCAGGGCCgcgcagcggcggcggcgcctgGTGCTGCACGTGGACCTCAACAACACCGTGGTGGTGGCGGACACGGTGACCGGGCAGGGCCCGCGCGCGGCGCTCAACACCTTCCTCAGCACCGTCACCtggggccgcgccggggccgccg GCAAGTGGGAGTGGCTGAGCGACCGTCCGTCCCTCTGCCCGCCGTGCCCCGGCGCCCTCAGCTACTACACCGCTTGCGGCCGGGACCCCTCCTTCACCGAGGCCGGGCCGGGTCGCCGCTTCCGCAGCCTCCACGCCCgccacctgcagctgctggagtggCCGGGCCAGCCGCACGACGCCTTGTCCGTGCCGGGAGAGCCCGGCGAGCGCTACCACCTGATCCTGCCCTCCTTCTTCCGGCTCCTGGACACGCTGCACCGGAATGGCCGGACCTTCGCCGTGGTTTTCAGGACCTTCGGCACCGACCTGCCCCGTGCCCTGCAGGctgtcagcagtgccctggacGGGCAGCACCCCCAGTTCCCCACCTTGCGGGACGTGGCG ctccctgtggaCCTCACCCCTGGCCAGATCCGCTGCAGCAAGCGGGAGGTGGTGCTGACACGGGGCGCGGAGCGGCTGGCAACCCGGGAAGATGGAAGAAAGCTTTACAACTATTTCAGCTCCTTTGAGGGAATTGGAGGCTTCCAAGACCACTTTGACTG GTGGgccagaaataatttctgttccCGCGGTGGGAAGCCCCTGTGGATAGACCCCCACGATCCTGATGTTCACCACATCTTCATCGATGACAATATCCGGCTGGACGACGCGGACACCATTGTCCACCCACAG GTGTTCTCGGAgcggggcagcagcagccccaggagtGCACCCACCTCAGAGCTGTACGACGTGTGCCTGGTGCAGACAGACCTGCTGGAGGCCATTGCCGATGAGGACTATTTCCTGCGCTGCGTGAGGAGGTGCGAGGAGAACTATGACCGCTACCTGGCCTGCGCGGAGAAGGACACTCCAAGCCAGCAGTGGGATGGACAGTGA
- the LOC116792388 gene encoding translation initiation factor IF-2-like, producing MEKLVQTEQGTTRVPRSPRHSGLPTAPKQSPCCRQLHKQGRNRSQEQPQKGKHSAGCAGGKPGTSRHTPDTLFPQVGHYFGGRGATETQHCRHSARKALAGPSRTESSEARLPEHGAGEGLCCASPGTLEGNAGYQQGRDAGLGPHVELKAGAQSQGALGGAAGPPLSLSCWPAPRRRRCLCPSARPSLPLHLPMARPAGRRDPGAGSPRGPAPPRGAARGDWCRQRVRPPRSARAGSRDRGGGGRGRGPQRRGSASSARGAAPAGGSAAPSPGSRRGARARRPQPTGRRQTRARRCAAPAAPTWPPAGRRKRLWLPLPAAFRVAGTTPAQQRRALGPAPAVSMATAGPGRQGALRRKHRRHQVTGPDRAWAVSGGAGAGTGAGIGTGTGL from the exons ATGGAGAAGTTAGTGCAGACAGAGCAAGGAACTACTCGTGTCCCACGCTCCCCCCGGCACTCCGGTCTCCCCACGGCCCCGAAGCAGAGCCCGTGCTGCCGCCAGCTGCACAAGCAGGGGAGAAACAGGAGCCAAGAGCAGCCGCAGAAGGGGAAGCACAG TGCcggctgtgctggaggaaagCCGGGCACAAGCAGGCACACCCCGGACACGCTGTTCCCTCAAGTAGGACACTATTTTGGGGGCCGGGGGGCCACGGAAACACAGCACTGCCGGCACAGTGCACGCAAAGCGCTGGCAGGGCCCTCCCGCACAGAGAGTTCAGAGGCCCGGCTGCCCGAGCACGGCGCTGGAGAAGGACTCTGCTGTGCTTCTCCAGGGACACTGGAGGGAAACGCCGGCTACCAGCAGGGCCGAGACGCGGGGCTGGGGCCGCATGTGGAGCTGAAAGCCGGTGCGCAGTCCCAAGGAGCGCTCGGCGGGGCCGCCGGACCCCcgctcagcctctcctgctggCCCGCCCCTCGGCGGAGGCGATGCCTCTGCCCGAGCGCCCGTCCCTCGCTTCCCCTGCACCTCCCCATGGCTCGGCCCGCCGGCCGGAGGGACCCCGGGGCGGGCAGCCCGCGCGGGCCGGCCCCTCCCCGCGGGGCTGCGAGAGGTGATTGGTGCAGACAGCGGGTGCGGCCCCCGCGCTCGGCCCGCGCCGGCTCCCGGGACCGggggggcgggggccgggggcggggccctCAGCGCCGCGGCTCCGCCTCCAGCGCCCGGGGGGCCGCGCCGGCGGGCGGCTCGGCAGCGCCCTCACCCGGGAGCCGGCGCGGGGCCCGGGCCCGCCGGCCCCAACCTACCGGCCGCCGCCAGACCCGCGCCCGCCGCtgcgccgcgcccgccgctccAACATGGCCGCCCGCGGGGCGCCGGAAGCGCCTCTGGCTTCCGCTTCCGGCCGCTTTCCGTGTGGCCGGGACCACGCCCGCACAGCAGCGGCGCGCgctcggccccgcccccgcggtGTCCATGGCaacggcggggccgggccggcagggggcgctcCGACGGAAGCACCGCCGTCATCAGGTAACGGGGCCGGACCGGGCCTGGGCCGtgagcggcggggccggggctgggacCGGGGCCGGGATCGGGACCGGGACCGGACTGtga